One segment of Tamlana crocina DNA contains the following:
- a CDS encoding lysylphosphatidylglycerol synthase transmembrane domain-containing protein, with the protein MGVFLVWYSLSKVSLSELLVYAKNADYTYIILGMFLGFLSHLSRAYRWRFQLEPMGYNIKFGNSVMAVFATYLINYTIPRAGEVARASIITNYEGVPFEKGFGTIVAERIADMLVMLAIMAITLFLQFDFIYSFLVERFNPVKIAVAMGVGVLLMLFFFKLLKKSKSKLAEKIKNFVNGLIEGALSIFKMKKKWPFIFHTLFIWGMYVLMFYVTSFAMEELHGISFGAILIGFISASFSIAATNGGIGSYPLAIYAAFSLFSIPEQPSIAFGWIMWASQTLMIIIFGGLSLLYLPIFNRKKQVDS; encoded by the coding sequence CTGGGAGTTTTTTTGGTCTGGTATTCACTGTCAAAAGTATCGTTAAGCGAGCTTTTAGTGTATGCCAAAAATGCCGATTACACTTATATTATTTTGGGCATGTTTTTGGGGTTTTTAAGCCATTTGTCTAGGGCTTACCGCTGGCGTTTTCAGTTAGAGCCTATGGGCTATAACATTAAGTTTGGTAATAGTGTTATGGCTGTTTTTGCTACTTATTTAATAAATTATACGATTCCCCGAGCGGGTGAAGTGGCTCGGGCATCCATCATTACAAATTATGAAGGCGTACCGTTCGAAAAAGGTTTCGGAACCATTGTGGCCGAGCGTATTGCCGATATGCTGGTGATGCTGGCCATTATGGCCATAACCTTGTTTTTACAGTTCGATTTTATTTATAGCTTTTTGGTAGAGCGATTCAATCCGGTAAAAATAGCCGTAGCCATGGGCGTTGGGGTTTTGCTCATGCTGTTCTTTTTTAAACTTCTGAAAAAAAGCAAGTCGAAACTGGCCGAAAAAATCAAAAACTTTGTAAACGGGTTGATTGAGGGGGCTTTGAGTATTTTCAAAATGAAAAAGAAATGGCCTTTTATTTTCCATACGTTATTTATTTGGGGCATGTATGTGCTCATGTTTTATGTTACTTCTTTTGCTATGGAAGAGTTGCACGGCATCAGTTTTGGGGCTATTTTAATCGGTTTTATTTCAGCCAGTTTTAGTATAGCTGCGACCAATGGTGGAATTGGCTCGTACCCCTTGGCCATTTATGCGGCGTTTTCGCTGTTTTCAATTCCTGAGCAACCCAGCATTGCTTTCGGTTGGATTATGTGGGCCTCACAAACCCTGATGATTATTATTTTCGGGGGGCTGTCACTGCTGTATTTGCCCATTTTTAACCGAAAAAAGCAAGTTGATAGCTAG